A DNA window from Enterobacter asburiae contains the following coding sequences:
- the uspF gene encoding universal stress protein UspF: MYNSILVPIDISEDSLTHMVIPFVQAHTALNTAKVHFLTVIPSLPYYSSLGLAYSVEMPKLKEFQHAALAKLDEIVKQFKIPPDKVQTHAVTGSPKDQILKLADTIDVDLIIIASHKPDISTYLLGSNAAAVVRHAKCPVLVVR; this comes from the coding sequence ATGTATAACTCAATTTTGGTTCCAATTGACATTTCGGAGGATAGCCTGACGCACATGGTTATCCCTTTCGTTCAGGCACATACAGCACTTAACACAGCTAAAGTACACTTTCTTACCGTCATTCCATCGCTTCCGTATTATTCATCATTAGGCCTGGCCTATTCGGTAGAAATGCCGAAGCTGAAAGAGTTCCAGCACGCGGCCTTAGCGAAGCTGGATGAAATCGTTAAGCAATTCAAAATTCCTCCAGACAAGGTACAGACTCACGCCGTGACGGGATCTCCAAAAGATCAAATCCTTAAGCTCGCTGACACGATCGATGTCGACCTGATTATCATCGCTTCCCACAAACCTGACATATCGACGTATCTGTTGGGTTCGAACGCTGCGGCAGTGGTTCGGCATGCGAAATGCCCTGTCCTGGTCGTAAGATAG
- a CDS encoding MgtC family protein: MFPYISHLLAAMLLGAIIGAERQWRQRMAGLRTNALVATGAAVFILSSVSTSPDSPGRIAAQIVSGIGFLGAGVIMREGMNIRGLNTAATLWCSAGIGVLCGLGQFWNAAMASLIILCANILLREAAQRINQLPVLHEGEKCYVLKITCNDEHEDAVRQSVVNMAKELTLSLKAIYSATAQAEGKTEIRAEVMTREEYRKLLDLIMGNMGGNKIIASVSCHAI; the protein is encoded by the coding sequence ATGTTCCCTTATATCTCTCATCTGCTCGCAGCGATGCTGCTGGGCGCAATTATTGGCGCGGAAAGACAGTGGCGCCAGCGTATGGCCGGACTTCGTACCAATGCACTGGTTGCCACGGGTGCGGCAGTGTTCATTTTAAGTTCGGTATCGACTTCTCCTGATAGCCCGGGGCGTATCGCAGCGCAGATCGTCTCAGGAATCGGCTTTCTTGGCGCTGGCGTCATTATGCGTGAAGGAATGAATATTCGTGGTTTGAACACCGCCGCAACGCTGTGGTGCTCGGCCGGAATTGGCGTACTGTGCGGATTAGGCCAGTTCTGGAATGCCGCTATGGCCAGCCTAATTATTCTCTGCGCTAACATATTGCTTCGCGAAGCCGCGCAGCGAATTAATCAACTGCCCGTGCTCCATGAAGGCGAAAAATGCTATGTCCTTAAAATCACCTGCAATGATGAGCATGAAGATGCGGTGCGGCAGAGCGTTGTAAATATGGCGAAAGAGTTGACGTTAAGTCTGAAAGCGATTTATTCCGCTACGGCGCAAGCAGAAGGTAAAACCGAAATTCGGGCGGAGGTGATGACCCGGGAGGAATACCGAAAATTACTCGATCTGATTATGGGGAATATGGGCGGAAATAAAATTATCGCGTCCGTCAGCTGTCACGCAATATGA
- the ydfG gene encoding bifunctional NADP-dependent 3-hydroxy acid dehydrogenase/3-hydroxypropionate dehydrogenase YdfG: MIILVTGATAGFGESITRRFVANGHKVIATGRRQERLQELKDELGDSILTAQLDVRNRAAIEEMIANLPAEWRAIDVLVNNAGLALGMEPAHKASVEDWENMIDTNNKGLVYMTRAVLPGMVERNRGHIINIGSTAGSWPYAGGNVYGATKAFVRQFSLNLRTDLHGTAIRVTDIEPGLVGGTEFSNVRFKGDDAKADKTYENANALTPEDVTETVWWVATLPKHVNINTVEMMPVSQSFAGLSVHRG, encoded by the coding sequence ATGATTATTTTAGTTACCGGGGCAACGGCAGGTTTTGGTGAAAGCATCACGCGTCGCTTCGTCGCCAACGGGCACAAGGTTATTGCCACGGGCCGTCGTCAGGAGCGCCTGCAGGAGCTGAAGGACGAATTAGGCGACAGCATCCTGACCGCGCAGCTGGACGTGCGTAACCGCGCGGCCATTGAAGAGATGATTGCCAACCTGCCCGCCGAGTGGCGCGCCATCGACGTTCTGGTCAACAATGCCGGTCTGGCGCTGGGCATGGAGCCCGCCCACAAAGCCAGCGTTGAAGACTGGGAAAACATGATCGACACCAACAACAAAGGGCTGGTCTATATGACCCGCGCGGTGCTGCCGGGCATGGTCGAGCGCAACCGCGGCCACATTATCAACATTGGCTCCACCGCCGGAAGCTGGCCTTACGCGGGCGGCAACGTCTATGGCGCAACGAAGGCGTTTGTGCGCCAGTTCAGCCTTAACCTGCGTACCGACCTGCACGGCACCGCCATTCGCGTTACCGATATCGAGCCGGGCCTGGTGGGCGGCACCGAGTTTTCCAACGTGCGTTTCAAAGGCGATGACGCGAAAGCGGATAAAACCTACGAAAATGCTAACGCGCTGACGCCGGAAGATGTGACCGAAACGGTCTGGTGGGTGGCAACGCTGCCAAAACACGTCAACATCAATACCGTGGAAATGATGCCCGTCAGCCAGAGTTTTGCCGGACTTAGCGTCCATCGTGGCTAA
- a CDS encoding universal stress protein, producing MYKNILMPVDVFEMDLSDKAVRHAASLAKAEGASITLVNILPASSRSLLRGFNADIKKFEEYMTAESGKKMNELKRLFDIAPENIHSMVRFGNVRDEIIKLSKEGKYDAIVIGSKNPSISTHLLGSNAESILRYATIPVLVVR from the coding sequence ATGTATAAGAACATTTTGATGCCTGTAGACGTGTTTGAAATGGATTTGAGCGACAAAGCGGTTCGCCACGCGGCAAGCCTTGCGAAGGCTGAGGGCGCGTCGATTACCCTGGTCAATATTCTGCCTGCCAGCAGCCGGTCTCTGCTGCGCGGTTTCAACGCCGATATAAAAAAGTTTGAAGAGTATATGACCGCAGAATCCGGGAAGAAAATGAACGAGTTAAAAAGACTGTTCGATATTGCCCCTGAGAATATTCACAGCATGGTGCGTTTTGGCAACGTCCGGGATGAAATTATCAAGCTGAGCAAGGAGGGGAAATATGATGCGATTGTCATCGGGTCGAAAAATCCGAGCATCTCCACGCATCTGCTGGGTTCAAATGCGGAATCTATTCTGCGCTACGCCACGATCCCGGTGTTAGTCGTTCGCTAA
- a CDS encoding GntR family transcriptional regulator: MAAESQLNPTQPVNQQIYRILRRDIVHCLIPPGTPLSEKEVSVRFDVSRQPVREAFIKLAENGLIQIRPQRGSYVNKISLSQVRNGCFVRQAIECAVARRAATLINDNQCYQLEQNLHQQRIAIDRKQLNDFFQLDDEFHQKLAQIADCQLAWDTIENIKATIDRVRYMSLDHVSPPEMLLRQHHDIFSALEKRDPDGVEKAMTLHLQEISESVQLIRQENSEWFSEE, encoded by the coding sequence ATGGCCGCTGAATCGCAACTCAATCCCACCCAGCCCGTTAACCAGCAAATCTATCGCATTTTGCGACGTGATATTGTCCATTGCCTGATCCCACCGGGAACGCCGCTTTCTGAAAAAGAGGTGTCTGTGCGTTTTGACGTTTCCCGTCAGCCGGTACGTGAAGCGTTTATTAAGCTTGCTGAGAACGGACTGATTCAGATCCGCCCGCAGCGCGGCAGCTACGTGAACAAAATTTCACTCTCTCAGGTACGCAACGGCTGTTTCGTTCGCCAGGCCATTGAATGCGCGGTGGCGCGCCGTGCCGCAACGCTTATCAACGACAACCAGTGTTACCAGCTGGAGCAGAACCTGCACCAGCAGCGTATTGCGATTGACCGTAAGCAGCTCAATGATTTCTTCCAGCTTGACGATGAATTCCACCAGAAGCTGGCGCAGATCGCGGATTGTCAGCTGGCCTGGGACACCATCGAGAACATCAAGGCCACCATTGACCGCGTGCGCTATATGAGCCTCGATCACGTCTCCCCGCCGGAAATGCTGCTCCGACAGCATCATGATATTTTCAGCGCGCTGGAAAAACGCGACCCGGACGGTGTGGAAAAAGCGATGACGCTGCATCTGCAGGAAATTAGCGAATCCGTGCAGCTTATTCGTCAGGAAAATAGCGAGTGGTTTAGCGAAGAGTAA
- a CDS encoding EAL domain-containing protein codes for MTLPLNNPGFTDTEPSKGLINKTFTYIVTLLISIFIAAIISLLIIKGNVNEISDKHDEFLLRKALETRQESMRSHLKDNAEWGDAYKHLHLNNDVHWAWDKQNLGKSLYDNFGYEGVFVLSPEGSTRYSVVDGKLKLQELESWLDKSTKDRLLHELSIKKGVPVSVLALIDSVPAIVSAQWITTGDDASVQTMPGKPSTMVFIDKLTAKKLLTIGQDDGIQNVRTSPDTATSQINNQTEFTLSTQNGDVQIIWDGENPGQALIIYFLPLLILSVVLTVSMTVILMRHIMHKARMLDENTFLLEQARLNLITSEKRFRDVSETTSDWFWETDLSLRITWLSGRFSTITGYENSKWIGRRLDELFPATGELSHDCAGQRDLTERFEFKNCPYTHAQKNTSYCTLLAKFSAQPDGTVVLRGAATDVSQEVEATKRVEFLSRHDELTGLPNRYHIKEFLAGQLAKEDLNRYPFAMICLDLDKFKPVNDIFGHSTGDALLGEVASRLKNCVRRGDFVARQGGDEFMLLLGNTSQQDQIEEVCRRIVHELNRPFAIEGNDVAIGVSMGIALAPRDSSSANDLLRYADIALYQAKQSGRNRWVYYRPDMSEKLTERRKLELELKTAIREEQLYLVYQPRYNLRYSKIEAVEALVRWQHPARGTIMPDQFIPLAEETGLIISLSNWVIRKACAETKDKLPGLSVSVNISAIEFQASDLAERIKEILHETGLEPNRLEIEVTENVTLSDPEKTLQTMKSLKRMGVRILIDDFGTGYASLSYLRKFQFDGLKLDKSFIFTLGDSPQNQSVVEKIIDLGKAYSMAVTAEGVETVEQLSFLKKNKCDEVQGYLLGKPAAITDLNLNANRVNL; via the coding sequence ATGACCCTACCTCTGAACAATCCGGGCTTCACGGATACCGAGCCTTCTAAAGGCCTGATAAATAAAACCTTTACCTATATTGTAACGTTGTTGATAAGTATTTTTATTGCGGCAATAATTTCCCTGCTAATAATAAAAGGTAATGTGAATGAAATCAGCGACAAGCACGATGAATTTTTGTTAAGGAAAGCCCTGGAGACCCGCCAGGAGAGCATGCGAAGTCATTTGAAAGATAATGCCGAGTGGGGAGATGCCTACAAACATCTTCATCTGAACAATGACGTTCACTGGGCGTGGGATAAGCAGAACCTGGGTAAGTCCCTGTATGACAACTTTGGCTACGAAGGGGTGTTTGTTCTCTCTCCGGAAGGGAGTACGCGATACAGTGTCGTTGACGGGAAACTGAAGCTGCAGGAGCTGGAGAGCTGGTTAGACAAATCAACCAAAGACCGTTTACTCCATGAGTTGAGTATAAAAAAGGGAGTGCCGGTTTCTGTGCTAGCGCTTATCGATTCCGTGCCGGCCATTGTTTCTGCGCAATGGATAACGACGGGCGATGATGCGAGCGTGCAAACCATGCCCGGAAAACCGTCGACAATGGTGTTTATAGACAAGTTAACGGCTAAAAAACTCCTCACGATTGGGCAGGATGACGGCATCCAGAACGTTCGTACTTCACCTGATACAGCCACTTCTCAAATAAATAATCAGACGGAATTTACCTTAAGCACCCAAAATGGGGATGTGCAAATTATCTGGGACGGTGAAAATCCCGGCCAGGCGTTAATAATTTATTTTTTGCCATTGCTCATTCTTTCCGTCGTTCTGACGGTATCGATGACGGTGATATTGATGCGCCATATTATGCACAAGGCGAGAATGCTTGACGAAAATACGTTTCTCCTTGAGCAGGCGCGGTTGAATCTTATTACGAGTGAAAAACGATTCCGGGACGTCAGTGAAACAACCAGCGACTGGTTCTGGGAAACAGATTTATCGTTAAGGATAACGTGGCTATCGGGTCGTTTCTCTACAATAACGGGATATGAAAATAGCAAATGGATAGGCCGCAGGTTGGATGAACTCTTTCCGGCGACAGGCGAATTATCACATGACTGCGCCGGGCAGCGGGATTTAACCGAACGCTTTGAATTTAAAAACTGTCCTTATACTCACGCGCAAAAAAACACGTCATATTGCACGCTTCTGGCAAAGTTTTCTGCTCAGCCTGATGGAACGGTGGTGTTGCGAGGCGCGGCAACCGACGTCTCTCAGGAAGTTGAAGCAACAAAACGCGTGGAGTTCCTGTCACGCCATGATGAATTAACCGGTCTGCCGAACCGGTATCATATTAAGGAATTTTTGGCTGGCCAGTTGGCGAAAGAAGACCTCAACCGTTATCCGTTTGCCATGATTTGCCTTGATTTAGACAAGTTTAAACCCGTCAATGATATTTTCGGGCACTCCACCGGCGATGCCCTGCTTGGCGAGGTCGCTTCACGTCTTAAAAATTGCGTTCGTCGGGGTGATTTTGTCGCACGGCAGGGAGGGGATGAATTTATGCTTCTCCTCGGCAACACCAGCCAGCAAGACCAGATTGAGGAGGTGTGTCGTCGTATCGTGCACGAACTTAACCGTCCTTTCGCCATTGAGGGCAATGATGTGGCGATAGGCGTAAGCATGGGCATTGCGCTGGCTCCCCGGGATAGCAGCAGCGCAAACGATCTTCTACGCTACGCGGATATTGCGCTGTATCAGGCGAAACAATCCGGCAGAAACCGATGGGTCTATTATCGCCCGGATATGTCGGAAAAGTTGACTGAACGCAGGAAACTGGAATTAGAACTCAAGACCGCGATTCGCGAAGAACAGCTCTACCTGGTTTACCAGCCGCGTTATAACCTCCGGTATTCTAAAATTGAGGCCGTCGAAGCGCTGGTGCGCTGGCAGCACCCGGCTCGGGGGACCATAATGCCCGATCAGTTTATCCCGCTGGCAGAAGAAACCGGGCTGATTATTAGCCTGAGCAACTGGGTCATACGCAAAGCCTGTGCGGAGACGAAAGATAAATTGCCGGGATTATCGGTCTCCGTCAATATTTCTGCTATCGAATTCCAGGCAAGCGATCTTGCCGAAAGAATAAAAGAGATCCTTCACGAAACGGGGCTTGAACCCAACCGGCTGGAAATTGAAGTGACTGAAAACGTTACGCTTTCCGACCCGGAAAAAACCTTGCAGACCATGAAGTCTCTCAAAAGAATGGGCGTCCGCATTCTGATTGACGATTTCGGTACCGGCTATGCCTCTCTGAGCTATCTGCGGAAGTTTCAGTTTGACGGGCTTAAGCTCGACAAGAGCTTTATTTTTACCCTCGGTGACTCGCCGCAGAACCAGTCAGTCGTGGAGAAAATTATCGACCTGGGCAAAGCCTATTCCATGGCGGTAACCGCAGAAGGGGTGGAGACCGTCGAACAGCTGTCTTTTCTGAAAAAAAATAAATGTGATGAAGTTCAGGGCTACCTGCTTGGAAAACCGGCCGCCATTACGGACTTAAATTTAAACGCCAACAGAGTCAATCTCTAA
- the dcp gene encoding peptidyl-dipeptidase Dcp: MTATNPFFDISLLPYQAPHFDEINDSHYRPAFDEALRQKRADVDAIVSQTAAPDFTNTVLALEKSGALLSRVSSVFFAMTSAHTNAYLQELEEQFSTELAALANDIWLNDTLFARVESVWQDRAALDAESRRLVEETYQRFILAGARLNETEKAELKALNTEAATLTSQFNQRLLAADKTGGLVVDYAHQLDGLSASEIADAAQAAAERGLNDRWLIPLLNTTQQPALSALRNRQTRENLFNAGWTRTQKGDENDTRELILRLTALRARQARLLGFDDYASWSIADQMAKTPDAALEFMRGIVPAARARAEREQADIQKVIDDEQGGFTAQAWDWAFYAERVRQAKYALDESQIKPYFALNTVLHDGVFWAASQLFGIRFVERFDIPVYHPDVRVWEIFDHTGEGMALFYGDFFARDSKQGGAWMGNFVEQSFELAARPVIYNVCNYQKPANGGVALLSWDDVITLFHEFGHTLHGLFASQRFATLSGTNTPRDFVEFPSQINEHWASHPQVFTHYARHYETGEPMPDALRESMLNATHFNKGYDMTELLAAALLDMNWHGISEAVSSVDAFEAAALKKEGLDLPAVPPRYRSSYFAHIFGGGYAAGYYAYLWTQMLADDGYQWFVEQGGLTRENGQKFREAILSRGNSTDLAELYRQWRGHDPKIEPMLENRGLSE, from the coding sequence ATGACGGCCACGAACCCCTTTTTTGACATCAGCCTGCTGCCTTACCAGGCCCCCCATTTTGATGAAATCAACGATAGCCACTATCGCCCGGCCTTTGATGAAGCGCTTCGCCAGAAGCGGGCGGACGTAGACGCCATTGTGTCTCAAACCGCTGCGCCGGACTTCACCAACACCGTGCTGGCGCTGGAGAAAAGCGGCGCTTTGCTCTCGCGCGTCAGCAGCGTGTTCTTCGCTATGACCTCCGCACACACCAATGCGTATCTGCAGGAGCTTGAGGAGCAGTTCTCCACCGAGCTTGCCGCGCTGGCAAACGACATCTGGCTGAATGACACCCTTTTCGCCCGCGTGGAGAGCGTCTGGCAGGACCGTGCCGCGCTGGACGCCGAATCCCGCCGGCTGGTCGAGGAGACGTATCAGCGGTTTATTCTGGCCGGCGCGCGTCTCAATGAAACGGAAAAAGCCGAGCTGAAGGCGCTGAATACCGAGGCGGCGACCCTGACCAGCCAGTTCAATCAGCGTCTGCTGGCTGCCGATAAGACGGGTGGGCTGGTGGTGGATTACGCGCACCAGCTTGATGGGCTCAGCGCCAGCGAGATCGCCGACGCGGCGCAGGCTGCCGCGGAGCGAGGGTTAAACGACCGCTGGCTGATCCCGCTTCTGAACACGACTCAGCAGCCCGCGCTTTCCGCACTGCGCAATCGTCAGACCCGCGAAAACCTGTTCAACGCAGGCTGGACGCGCACCCAGAAAGGGGATGAAAACGACACTCGCGAGCTGATCCTCCGCCTTACGGCGCTGCGCGCCCGGCAGGCCCGCCTGCTGGGATTTGACGATTACGCCAGCTGGAGTATCGCCGACCAGATGGCGAAAACCCCGGACGCCGCGCTGGAATTTATGCGCGGCATTGTGCCCGCCGCCCGCGCCCGGGCAGAGCGCGAGCAGGCCGATATTCAGAAAGTGATTGATGACGAGCAGGGCGGTTTCACCGCGCAGGCCTGGGACTGGGCCTTTTATGCCGAGCGCGTGCGTCAGGCAAAATATGCCCTCGATGAATCGCAAATCAAACCCTATTTTGCGCTCAATACCGTATTGCACGATGGCGTATTCTGGGCCGCAAGCCAGCTGTTTGGCATCCGCTTTGTGGAGCGCTTCGATATTCCGGTGTATCACCCGGACGTCCGCGTCTGGGAAATTTTCGACCACACCGGTGAGGGCATGGCGCTGTTTTACGGCGACTTTTTTGCCCGCGATTCCAAGCAGGGCGGGGCCTGGATGGGGAATTTCGTCGAGCAATCCTTCGAGCTTGCCGCCCGTCCGGTGATCTACAACGTCTGTAATTACCAAAAACCGGCTAACGGCGGCGTCGCGCTTCTCTCCTGGGATGACGTGATCACCCTGTTCCACGAGTTTGGCCATACGCTGCACGGTCTGTTTGCCAGCCAGCGTTTCGCCACGCTCTCCGGGACCAATACGCCGCGCGATTTCGTTGAATTCCCGTCGCAGATCAACGAACACTGGGCCAGCCATCCACAGGTATTTACCCACTACGCCCGCCATTACGAAACCGGTGAACCGATGCCGGACGCGCTGCGGGAAAGCATGCTCAACGCGACCCATTTCAACAAGGGTTATGACATGACGGAGCTGCTGGCTGCCGCGCTGCTGGACATGAACTGGCACGGGATTAGCGAAGCCGTTTCGAGCGTAGACGCGTTTGAAGCGGCAGCACTGAAAAAAGAGGGGCTGGATCTGCCCGCCGTACCGCCGCGCTATCGCAGCAGCTATTTTGCCCATATTTTCGGCGGCGGCTACGCGGCGGGATATTACGCCTACCTGTGGACGCAAATGCTGGCGGACGATGGCTATCAGTGGTTTGTCGAACAGGGCGGTCTGACTCGTGAAAACGGACAAAAATTCCGCGAGGCGATTTTGTCCCGTGGTAACAGCACGGATCTGGCAGAACTTTATCGGCAGTGGCGCGGGCACGATCCGAAGATTGAACCGATGCTGGAAAATCGCGGGTTGAGCGAATAG